In Coffea eugenioides isolate CCC68of unplaced genomic scaffold, Ceug_1.0 ScVebR1_2289;HRSCAF=3289, whole genome shotgun sequence, a single window of DNA contains:
- the LOC113756404 gene encoding tropinone reductase-like 1: MSSNPRVASSSKRLDGKVAIITGGASGIGAAAARLFHSNGAKVVVADIQDNLGQAIANELGKNACYIHCDVSQEDQIIDLIDTTIAKYGQLDIMYNNAGITEGSKIAILETSKSELDRVIGVNLVGSFLGAKHAARVMIPRRRGCVLFTASASVNIAGLGPHAYAVTKHAIAGLAKNLSAELGQHGIRVNCVSPYAVMTGIAGGNYSEEYIGQMQMFVNAVANLKGKTLTADDVAQAALYLASDEAGYVSGLNLVVDGGFSVVNPSMMTAAAQAKLHQK; encoded by the exons ATGAGCTCTAACCCTAGAGTTGCTTCCTCCAGTAAAAG GCTAGATGGTAAGGTGGCAATTATCACCGGAGGTGCCAGCGGTATAGGAGCAGCTGCGGCTCGGCTCTTTCATAGCAATGGTGCTAAAGTTGTAGTAGCCGATATCCAAGACAATCTAGGCCAAGCAATTGCCAATGAGCTTGGCAAAAATGCATGCTACATTCACTGTGATGTATCACAAGAGGACCAAATTATTGATCTTATCGATACCACCATAGCCAAATACGGCCAACTTGACATCATGTACAACAATGCTGGAATCACTGAAGGGTCCAAAATTGCTATTCTGGAAACGTCAAAGTCAGAGTTGGACCGGGTTATTGGTGTAAATTTGGTGGGCTCATTTTTAGGAGCCAAGCATGCTGCAAGAGTCATGATACCCCGGCGCAGGGGATGCGTATTGTTCACAGCCAGCGCCTCCGTCAACATAGCTGGTCTTGGACCTCATGCCTATGCAGTCACTAAGCATGCAATTGCAGGTCTAGCTAAGAATTTGTCAGCTGAGCTTGGTCAACATGGTATACGAGTCAACTGTGTCTCCCCTTATGCCGTAATGACTGGCATAGCAGGAGGGAATTATTCTGAAGAGTATATTGGGCAAATGCAGATGTTTGTAAATGCAGTGGCTAATCTTAAAGGGAAGACTTTGACAGCAGATGATGTTGCTCAAGCTGCACTGTACTTGGCAAGCGATGAAGCTGGTTATGTAAGTGGACTGAATCTTGTAGTTGACGGAGGTTTCAGCGTTGTTAATCCTTCCATGATGACTGCTGCGGCTCAGGCCAAACTACATCAGAAATGA